From the Helianthus annuus cultivar XRQ/B chromosome 17, HanXRQr2.0-SUNRISE, whole genome shotgun sequence genome, the window ATGAACCGGGTCAAGGTGAATTTACGGTGGGGCGTGGGCGTTTCATCGGTTTCGTCGGGTTTCGATAAGCCAATGCCGTATTTGAGAGTGAATAAGATTAAGGTTGAGAGGATTGATGATGTGGTTGAGGAGAAAGTTGAGAAAAAACAGGGGATGGATGGCGAGTTTGAGATGTTGAAGGGGATGTATAGTTGGATGAGTAGGGAATTGAGTGATCTGCAGACGGAAAACAGAGAGATGAGACGCGCGTTGGAGGATGTTAAGTCGGGGCAGCCGTTAAGGCAACATAACACGTACAATGGCGGCGGTGGGAAGAGGGCTGTGACACCGACGGTTGAAGTTTCGGACGGGTTTGAGCAGTGGAAGATGAAGAAGAATGGTGGTGGCATTGAGGCGAATACGCAAAGGGAAACGAAGAAGAACGGTGGCTCGGTTGATGTGGAGAGTGAATTGCAGAGAGCAATTATGGCTGCATCTTCATAATGAGGTTCGAAATATGTGTTTGATTGTATATAGTATGGCAATTGAGCTTTTAGTAGCAGTTTATATTAACTGTTCGTTCGCTACTTTATATCGTATGTGAATTATTGAAATATATATAGATATTGTTTTTCATGCCTATTCATGGTTGCTTGTTTTCAATTCGAGTTCGACGAAATTATTGCCACATGCCATGAACAACTTAAAGTTCTCTCCCTTAATGTAGGATCTTAAGGtgtctagaaaaaaaaaataaaaaaaaaaatttataaatgtCATTTCATTAAGTTTTGCGGTCTTGAGGGTAAGAATGGATGCATCAACGAGAACAAAATCGAGGTCCAAGAAGCCACAATAttcaagatttacacaacaagaGCTTCCCGCTTGGAAGCCGATCTTAACACCGAAATGGATCATCACATCGTTCGTAATCATCGCCATTTTATTCACCCCCACAGGTCTTTTATGTTTGTGGGCATCCGAGCGTGTTGTAGAAATCATCGACCGTTACGACGATGACTGTCTTCCCGATTCCTACAGCACCGACCCAGATTCGTTTATTCAGAGCAACAATACGAACAAAACTTGTGTCCGAACCCTGAAAGTCCCTCGGAAAATGTCCGCGCCTATTTTTATTTACTATCAACTCGATAACTTTTACCAAAACCATCGCCGGTATGTCATCAAGGTGTGCATTGTAGATTTGGATCCTTcaatttctgtttttttttatttttatgtatttttatcCATCATATTTGTTGTTTTTTGTCATCAGATATGTGAAAAGCAGAAGCGACAAACAGTTACGAGATCCTGATGAGGCGGATGAAACCGAGGATTGCAAGCCCATAAATGGGAACGACGACGGGCCTATAGTTCCTTGTGGATTGGTCGCCTGGAGTTTGTTCAACGATACATACAAATTCTTCAAAGGAAACAAAGCTATAGATATCGATAAGAAAGATATCGCGTGGGAAAGCGATAAGAAGTATAAATTCGGGTCAAACGTGTACCCGAAAAACTTTCAAAAGTGGGAGTTGATAGGGGGTGGTGCACTAGACGAATCAAAACCGGTAACAATCTTAcaaaaagagtaaagtacacgaatagtccatgtggttttccagaattttggatttagtccctagcttttcaaaagtacacagatggtccctgtgatttgcactttgtaacgcatttagtccgcaacttttgccaaaagtacacagatagtccctatggtttgcactttataacgcatttagtcctcaacttttgccaaaagtacatggatggtccctatggtttgcactttataacgcatttagtccccaacttttgccaaaagtacatggatggtccctatggtttggactttgtaacgcatttagtccccaactttcccACACATATGTATTGTAGTTGTTTTGTATGACGTAAGCTTGTGATCGTGATACAcgtgtttttatttattatacGTTGTTGTAGTTGAGCGAGCAAGAGGATCTTATCGTGTGGATGAAAACTGCGGCATTGCCTACATTCAGGAAGCTTTACGGAAAGATAAACACGGATTTGGAAGCAAATGAGACGATCACGGTGGTGATACAGAACAACTACAATACATACGTATTCGGGGGAGAAAAGAAGGTTGCTCTTTCGACAGCGAATTGGATTGGTGGGAAAAACGATTTCTTTGGAATATCGTTTCTTACTATAGGTGGTGTCTGTTTTTTCGTGGCGATTAATTTTATACTTCTTTATGTTTTAAAACCGAGGCCTCTCGGAGATCCATCGTACTTGTCATGGAATAGAAATCAAGGCGCCCAATAAAACGTCGACGTTAGTTTTAGTGTTTTCGATACCATGTTATACACATGGTTCTTGTGTTGACTGAACTCTTGATCTAAAATAGTGAATTTATTTCTTTTCTTTCATTTCAAGCTATTTGCATTCGAAATACAATAAatagcatggttgtaaaagtcccgcctaggctccaaatactccccgagtactcgctacaaggtaggctgcctaggcacgagtactggtctcccaggccaattactccccgagtaatctccgctTAAGCCGAGTACTTctcgagtactcccgaatccgactagggagcgtctactgacttttgcaaccatgataaATATTACAATACAATAAGTCACCTAAATATATATTGTGACTTGTGACAACATGCATAACAAAATAAACCAACATTTTTTCAATTAAAAATAACATAATATaataattttattgtttcttactAATCtcttctaaaattaaaaaaaaaacgaatatATAGATAAATTAGCTTAATTCTTCATTTATATTTATAACTTAttacccacacatgtataaataaaCTGTACAAAACCAGCAAAACATATGAACAAGTTTGTTGTTTAGCTGTTAACGTCCCTAAAGAGCAGCCTAATGGTAAAGTGGTTCTTTAACTAAGTGGTTGCAGATTTAAACCCTACAAAGGGCTATTGTGatgattttagttttttttttttaattacttGCTTAGCTTTTATGCACATAATCCACATATATGGAAGGAGTATAATATTTTTGAGTAAAGTACACTAATGTTCTCTAtcgtttaccaaaattttgg encodes:
- the LOC110920615 gene encoding putative ALA-interacting subunit 4 isoform X3, producing MSAPIFIYYQLDNFYQNHRRYVKSRSDKQLRDPDEADETEDCKPINGNDDGPIVPCGLVAWSLFNDTYKFFKGNKAIDIDKKDIAWESDKKYKFGSNVYPKNFQKWELIGGGALDESKPLSEQEDLIVWMKTAALPTFRKLYGKINTDLEANETITVVIQNNYNTYVFGGEKKVALSTANWIGGKNDFFGISFLTIGGVCFFVAINFILLYVLKPRPLGDPSYLSWNRNQGAQ
- the LOC110920615 gene encoding putative ALA-interacting subunit 4 isoform X2, which encodes MSSRYVKSRSDKQLRDPDEADETEDCKPINGNDDGPIVPCGLVAWSLFNDTYKFFKGNKAIDIDKKDIAWESDKKYKFGSNVYPKNFQKWELIGGGALDESKPLSEQEDLIVWMKTAALPTFRKLYGKINTDLEANETITVVIQNNYNTYVFGGEKKVALSTANWIGGKNDFFGISFLTIGGVCFFVAINFILLYVLKPRPLGDPSYLSWNRNQGAQ